A single region of the Kwoniella shivajii chromosome 10, complete sequence genome encodes:
- a CDS encoding ubiquinone biosynthesis monooxygenase COQ6, translating to MRGSNSLAIPRVVSKSLVARKSKVVAPSSISRQSGYLHTSTFINNINTCRSRNAIASAIPLASTSTYSPTSTYKGIGSRRNYSSSSSSTSIENEVEAIPDISEDDTYDIVIIGGANAGLAFACALLAQPTIASTCKILLLEGSSLDKTRNWSGQGDWENRVSSLTWENISWLESIGVWKHIEESRSCPVDEMVIWSNPSPRSNPTIHFPPLGHPMARMTENMNLQRALLKRIEEVGKGIVDIKEQSKVKSMRLGPGERWVGLNIGEDKWVRGSLVVGADGPNSPVRLFSKIETYGHAYNTHAVVATLNHPISPLYPNTTAFQRFLPTGPIAFLPLSEDSSTMVWSTLPPHATALKRLSPEALTTMVNAGYQLPESTLTSLTDKMIERDNLGKGIPLTSEEINELIAILPIPSTNTNSTDQAILPPTITSIHSPSVASFPLRLSHANEYLGTRTALVGDAAHTIHPLAGQGLNQGLADVRCLSNVLEETRRLGGDLGIKTNLADYPRERYPLNHLILSTTDKLHYIFRARNGLINWLRGTGLEIINEINPLKKILMGGAGASPNSPTSTTAGSSVATAPKRNEKQREFGRSISTDTLGPIGGWQMTAANGVESWFTIKGVAKMAGGVLGGVAREGIRRAAGSLASRK from the exons ATGAGAGGAAGTAATTCTCTCGCTATACCCAGAGTCGTGTCTAAATCGCTTGTAGCGAGGAAATCAAAGGTTGTTGctccatcttcgatctcaagACAGTCTGGATACCTCCACACGTCCActttcatcaacaacatcaataCCTGTCGATCTCGAAATGCGATAGCGTCAGCTATACCTTTAGCGTCTACTTCTACATACTCACCTACCTCAACATACAAGGGAATAGGCTCAAGGAGGAATTAcagctcttcctcttcttcgacgTCGATagagaatgaagttgaagctatACCTGATATATCCGAAGATGATACTTATGATATAGTCATTATTGGTGGAGCGAATGCAGGATTAGCATTTGCTTGTGCACTAC TCGCTCAACCCACAATAGCATCGACTTGTAAGATATTGTTATTGGAAGGATCATCTTTGGATAAAACTAGAAATTGGTCTGGACAAGGTGATTGGGAAAACAGAGTTAGTAGTTTAACATGGGAAAATATATCTTGgttggaaa GTATAGGAGTCTGGAAACATATTGAAGAAAGTAGATCATGTCCTGTCGATGAGATGGTT ATATGGTCAAACCCTTCGCCTCGATCAAATCCAACTATTCATTTCCCACCATTGGGTCATCCAATGGCCCGCATGACCGAGAATATGAATTTACAACGTGCTCTCCTCAAAAGGATAGAAGAAGTAGGAAAAGGTATAGTAGATATCAAGGAACAGAGTAAAGTGAAATCAATGAGACTTGGCCCGGGGGAGAGATGGGTAGGATTGAatataggtgaagataaatGGGTAAGAGGAAGTTTAGtg GTCGGCGCAGATGGACCTAATTCACCTGTTCGACTTTTCTCCAAAATTGAAACCTACGGTCATGCCTATAACACTCATGCAGTAGTAGCTACCTTAAATCATCCAATATCACCTCTGTATCCCAACACGACTGCATTTCAACGATTCCTTCCGACTGGTCCAATAGCTTTCTTACCTTTATCAGAGGATTCTTCAACTATGGTTTGGTCAACACTGCCACCTCATGCAACAGCTTTGAAAAGACTCTCGCCCGAGGCACTGACAACAATGGTCAATGCAGGATATCAATTACCTGAATCAACATTAACCTCCTTAACGGATAAAATGATCGAAAGAGATAATTTAGGAAAAGGTATCCCATTAACATCAGAAGAGATCAATGAATTAATAGCGATATTACCTATACCTTCAACTAATACGAATTCAACAGATCAAGCAATTTTGCCACCTACCATAACATCCATACATTCTCCTTCTGTAGCTTCATTCCCCCTTCGACTTTCTCACGCGAATGAATACCTAGGAACAAGGACTGCGTTAGTCGGAGATGCAGCTCATACGATACATCCTTTAGCTGGACAAGGTTTAAATCAAGGTTTAGCAGATGTCAGATGTCTATCAAATGTTTTGGAAGAAACAAGGAGATTGGGTGGTGATTTAGGTATCAAAACGAATTTAGCCGATTATccaagagaaagatatcCTCTAAATCATTTGATACTTTCAACAACAGATAAATTACATTATATCTTCAGAGCTAGGAATGGTTTAATCAATTGGTTAAGAGGCACAGGTTTAGAAATTATTAATGAAATCAATCCATTGAAGAAAATCTTAATGGGTGGCGCAGGCGCTTCTCCAAATTCACCTACTAGCACCACCGCAGGTTCTTCAGTCGCAACCGCACcgaaaagaaatgaaaaacaaagagaattcggaagatcaatatcaacagatACCTTAGGTCCAATCGGAGGCTGGCAAATGACGGCAGCCAATGGAGTCGAAAGTTGGTTCACCATAAAAGGTGTAGCAAAGATGGCCGGAGGTGTTTTAGGTGGTGTCGCAAGGGAAGGTATCAGAAGAGCTGCTGGTAGTTTGGCATCGAGGAAGTAA